From Brachionichthys hirsutus isolate HB-005 chromosome 16, CSIRO-AGI_Bhir_v1, whole genome shotgun sequence, a single genomic window includes:
- the hdac5 gene encoding histone deacetylase 5: protein MVSHQKSKAVMSMNFFVCVCVCVCVCVCVCVCVCVCVSVCVCVCVCVCVCVCVCVCVCRGIQQHSSLEQSNPPGTPPSYKLPPLLGNYEGKDDFPLRKTVSEPNLKVRSRLKQKVAERRSSPLLRRKDGTVISTFKKRAIEISVSSLCSSAPGSGPSSPNSSNSAIANGNKGSVPNIQTELRSLHQTLGADGTLSPLNLYTSPSLPNISLGLPANAHITPPQNLTPQQEAERQAIQSLRGGGALTGTFLSTSSLPAGAGHDVETPPPGSHSAHSSLLQHVLLLEQARQQTAILAVPMYSQSPLVTAERGVSSSIRAVNKLPRHRPLARTQSAPLPQSPQALQQLVVQQQHQHFLEKHYKILSKGADLPRAPPTHPEEIEEELTESSDMLEDDGEPSPHRLQKEESDDSTPSSEQLKGEEEHAGVHVKWESTESELDEEEEEEDAVQLREGDEEERGGCTQQTLQQLGVFRSSLTHRPLGRAQSSPAATVHPVKHLFTTGLVYDSLMLKHQCVCGNAHIHPEHAGRVQSIWSRLQETGLLGRCERIRGRKASLDEIQCVHSEFHTLLYGTSPLNRHKLDHKKLLGPISQKMYAVLPCGGIGVDSDTVWNEMHSSAAVRMAVGSVIELAFRVAAGELKNGFAVVRPPGHHAEESTAMGFCFFNSVAIAAKLLQQKLGVGKILIVDWDIHHGNGTQQAFYSDPNVLYISLHRYDDGNFFPGSGAPEEVGTGAGVGFNVNIAWTGGVEPPMGDVEYLTAFRAVVMPIAQQFSPDVVLVSAGFDAVEGHQSPLGGYNVSAKCFGRLTQLLMDLAGGRVVMALEGGHDLTAICDASEACVSALQGDPCESEFQRPQEKKPCPKAWTSLERVIEIQSKHWPCLQSLSQTSGHSLPDGPPEGAQGQSEDEAETVSAMASLTVDAEQQASESSRTAEEPMEEEPVL, encoded by the exons ATGGTTTCCCACCAAAAAAGCAAGGCTGTAATGAGCATgaatttctttgtgtgtgtgtgtgtgtgtgtgtgtgtgtgtgtgtgtgtgtgtgtgtgtgtctgtgtgtgtgtctctgtgtgtgtgtgtgtgtgtgtctgtgtgtgtgtgtgtgtgtgtgtgtgtgtgtgtgtgtgtaggggcaTCCAGCAGCACAGCTCCCTGGAACAGAGCAACCCCCCAGGAACCCCTCCCTCCTACAAACTGCCTCCACTGCTGGGCAACTATGAGGGCAAAGACGACTTCCCGCTCCGCAAGACGG TCTCCGAGCCGAACCTCAAGGTGCGTTCGCGTTTGAAACAGAAAGTGGCCGAGAGGCGGAGCTCTCCGCTCCTACGCAGGAAGGACGGAACGGTCATAAGCACCTTCAAGAAGCGAGCCATCGAGATATCAG TCTCCTCTCTCTGTAGCAGCGCCCCAGGCTCCGGTCCCAGCAGTCCCAACAGCTCCAATTCAGCTATTGCCAATGGGAACAAGGGCTCTGTCCCCAACATACAAACAGAG CTGAGATCGCTCCACCAGACGCTGGGGGCTGATGGGACATTGAGTCCACTGAATCTCTACACCTCACCCTCACTGCCAAACATTTCCTTGGGCCTCCCTGCCAACGCACACATCACG CCCCCCCAGAATCTGACCCCCCAGCAAGAAGCTGAACGCCAAGCCATCCAATCCCTGCGAGGGGGTGGGGCACTAACAGGAACGTTTCTCTCCACATCCTCCCTACCTGCAG GGGCGGGGCATGACGTAGAGACTCCGCCCCCTGGCTCTCATTCCGCCCATTCCTCCTTATTGCAgcatgttctgctgctggagcaggcCAGACAGCAGACAGCAATTCTagctg TCCCCATGTACAGCCAGTCGCCGCTGGTTACGGCAGAGAGAGGCGTGTCCAGCAGCATCCGGGCGGTCAACAAGCTGCCCCGCCATCGCCCGTTGGCTCGGACCCAGAGTGCACCTTTGCCTCAGTCGCCGCaagccctgcagcagctggtggtccagcagcagcaccagcactTCCTGGAAAAGCACTACAag ATTCTATCAAAAGGGGCAGACCTACCGCGGGCTCCGCCCACCCACCCGGAGGAGATCGAGGAAGAGCTGACGGAGAGCAGCGACATGCTGGAGGACGACGGGGAGCCGAGCCCTCACAG gcttcagaaggAGGAGTCAGACGACAGCACGCCCTCCTCCGAGCAGCTGAAGGGTGAGGAGGAGCACGCGGGCGTGCATGTGAAATGGGAGAGCACCGAGAGTGagctggatgaagaggaagaggaggaagacgccgTCCAGCTGAGGGAGGGCGACGAGGAGGAGCGGGGGGGCTGCACGCAG CAGACCTTGCAGCAGCTGGGCGTGTTCCGGTCCTCGTTGACCCACCGACCCCTGGGAAGGGCGCAGTCCTCGCCTGCAGCCACCGTCCACCCCGTCAAGCATCTCTTCACCACCG GGCTTGTATATGACAGCCTGATGCTGaagcatcagtgtgtgtgtggcaacgCTCACATCCACccagagcatgctgggagagtCCAGAGCATCTGGTCCAGGCTGCAGGAGACGGGCCTGCTGGGCCGCTgcgag aggatTCGTGGACGTAAAGCGTCTTTGGATGAGATCCAGTGTGTCCATTCAGAGTTCCACACGCTGCTGTACGGAACCAGTCCACTTAATCGACACAAGCTGGACCACAAGAAGCTGCTGG GTCCAATCAGTCAGAAGATGTATGCTGTTCTTCCTTGTGGAGGAATCGGG GTTGACAGCGACACCGTGTGGAACGAGATGCACTCGTCGGCGGCAGTCCGCATGGCGGTCGGCTCGGTCATCGAGCTCGCCTTCAGAGTGGCAGCAGGAGAACTCAAG AATGGCTTTGCAGTTGTGCGTCCCCCGGGTCACCACGCAGAGGAGTCCACTGCCAT ggGGTTTTGCTTCTTTAATTCAGTGGCCATCGCTGCAAAGTTGCTGCAACAGAAACTGGGAGTGGGCAAGATCCTGATTGTGGACTGg GACATTCACCATGGAAACGGCACCCAGCAGGCGTTCTACAGTGATCCCAATGTCCTTTACATCTCCCTCCATCGCTATGACGATGGGAACTTCTTTCCAGGCAGTGGAGCGCCTGAGGAg GTGGGAACAGGAGCAGGCGTTGGATTCAATGTGAACATAGCGTGGACTGGCGGAGTGGAGCCCCCTATGGGTGATGTGGAGTACCTCACTGCCTTTCG ggcTGTGGTGATGCCCATCGCCCAGCAGTTCAGTCCAGATGTGGTCCTGGTGTCTGCAGGCTTCGACGCCGTGGAGGGTCATCAGTCTCCTCTGGGAGGGTACAACGTCTCCGCCAAGT GTTTCGGGCGGCTGACGCAGCTGCTGATGGATTTGGCGGGCGGGCGCGTTGTCATGGCGCTGGAGGGAGGCCATGACCTCACGGCCATCTGCGACGCGTCGGAGGCCTGTGTGTCTGCCCTGCAGGGGGACCCG TGTGAGTCGGAGTTCCAGCGGCCTCAGGAGAAGAAGCCGTGCCCCAAAGCCTGGACCTCCCTGGAGAGAGTCATAGAGATCCAGA GCAAACACTGGCCTTGTCTCCAGAGCTTGTCTCAGACGAGTGGACACTCGCTGCCGGACGGCCCCCCCGAAGGGGCTCAGGGCCAATCAGAGGACGAGGCAGAGACCGTCAGCGCCATGGCGTCCCTGACGGTGGACGCCGAGCAGCAGGCCTCTGAAAGCAGCAG GACAGCAGAGGAGCCAATGGAAGAAGAGCCTGTGTTGTAG